Proteins encoded together in one Candidatus Deferrimicrobium sp. window:
- the nadD gene encoding nicotinate-nucleotide adenylyltransferase: protein MEGRNRRIAVFGGTFDPFHNGHLRMAVEILEGLSLPDLFLVPSARPPHRPSRPLASAEDRLAMASAGIAGIDGISVLDLELRREGPSYSLITIREVSDANPGADLLFLIGADAFAEITAWHRYRDLLAACDFLLLPRPGIAPESTFPPGIRIEPEGNRCYNLPGCSYRLPGGRRLLCPVLPVLDISSRSIREKVRRGRSLRGLVPPQVEQYIKDHGLYRGEERG, encoded by the coding sequence GTGGAGGGGCGGAATCGCCGGATCGCCGTTTTCGGCGGCACCTTCGACCCGTTCCACAACGGCCACCTTCGGATGGCCGTGGAGATTCTGGAGGGGCTCTCGTTGCCCGACCTTTTCCTTGTCCCGTCGGCCCGACCGCCCCACAGGCCTTCCCGCCCGTTAGCCTCCGCGGAGGATCGCCTCGCGATGGCGTCGGCCGGCATCGCCGGGATCGATGGGATCTCGGTCCTGGATCTCGAACTCCGTCGCGAAGGTCCGTCGTACTCCCTGATCACGATCCGGGAAGTGTCGGATGCGAACCCGGGGGCCGACCTCCTGTTCCTGATCGGCGCCGACGCGTTCGCGGAGATCACCGCATGGCACCGGTATCGCGATCTGCTCGCGGCATGCGATTTCCTGCTGCTTCCCCGGCCGGGGATCGCCCCGGAGTCGACGTTTCCCCCGGGAATCCGCATTGAACCGGAGGGGAACCGTTGCTATAATCTTCCCGGGTGTTCCTACCGTCTCCCCGGCGGGCGCAGGCTGCTTTGCCCGGTTCTTCCGGTCCTGGACATTTCGTCGCGTTCCATCCGGGAAAAAGTTCGGCGGGGGAGATCGCTTCGGGGGCTGGTGCCGCCCCAGGTCGAGCAGTACATCAAGGACCACGGCCTGTACCGTGGGGAAGAAAGAGGGTAG
- the rsfS gene encoding ribosome silencing factor, translating into MLRCAGLAREKKGFNILALDVREHASFTDYFLICSGSSDRQVQALSRHIEETLKKEQGVKTLGTEGLRGGRWVLLDYGDFVVHVFQDSVREFYNFDQLWGAAPEVPVPQE; encoded by the coding sequence CTGCTTCGATGCGCCGGCCTCGCACGGGAGAAGAAGGGTTTCAACATCCTCGCCCTCGACGTCCGGGAGCACGCCAGCTTCACCGACTACTTCCTCATCTGCTCGGGGAGTTCCGATCGGCAGGTTCAGGCCCTTTCGAGGCACATCGAGGAGACACTGAAGAAGGAGCAGGGGGTCAAGACCCTCGGCACCGAAGGGCTCCGCGGGGGGCGGTGGGTGCTCCTCGACTACGGCGATTTCGTGGTGCACGTGTTCCAGGACAGCGTGCGCGAGTTCTACAACTTCGACCAGTTGTGGGGAGCGGCGCCCGAGGTGCCGGTCCCCCAGGAATAA